TTAAATTACAATCGCATGCCGTCGGGTGAAGACACCCGACGGCACAGGTATGTTTAATCTCGGACAGATTCAATAGCGTAGTTGTCAGTTCATCGTCTTTCGCTCCAGGTTCTATGCCCCGTAAGAGAATCGTCAAGTCTGAGCCCGAGGAAACAACCCGGCAACAGCCTCCGGCACGGGTGCCGGTCCTGCCGCTGCGCGATATGATCTTCCTGCCTGGAATGGTGATGCCGCTCGTCGTAGGACGGGCCGGCACAATGCGCGCGGTCGAGGAGGCGATGGCCGGGGATCGGTTCATCGCCCTTATCGCTCAACGCGACACCCAGACCGAGACCCCTGGAGGCGCCGATCTATACCGCGTCGGAGTCATTGGGCGGGTGGCTCAGTTGATGAAACTGCCCAACGGCCTCGCCAAGGTATTGATCGAAGGCCTCCAACGCATCCGCGTCAATCGCTACTATCAGGAAAGTCAGGCTATTTATGCCGCCCTTACCATCCTGAACGACGAGGTGAACCTGACGCCCCCCATCGAGGCTGCGATGCGGCATCTCGGAAGTCAATTCAAGGAGTTTATTCAACTCTCTCGCCATTTGCCGGATGAACTGGCTTCGACCGTCGATCAGATCGACGCCCCCCGCCGGCTGGCCGATTTCGTGGTGATGCAACTTAACCGGACGAGCAAGGAGAAGCAGAAATTCCTCGAGATCGACTCGGTTTATGACCTCCTCGTCCTGCTCGCGGCCGAAGTTCATCACGAAATCGAGATCCTAAACCTCGAACAGAACATCGAAGGCAAGGTCAAGGATAAGATCTCCAAGTCTCAGCGCAACTACTACCTGCAGGAACAACTCCGCGCCATCAAGAAGGAGTTGGGCGAAGATGGCGAGGACGACCTCTCCGATGTGCTCGAATATAAGCGGCTTGTAAAGCGTGCCCGAATGCCGAAGGATGCCCGGTTGAAGGCCGAAGAAGAGATTAAGCGGCTCGAAGTGACGCCGATGCTCTCCCCGGAGGCGACCGTCATTCGTACCTACCTCGATTGGCTGATAGGGGTCCCCTGGCATAAGACGACTGAAGACAACCGGGACATCGCCGCGGCCAATGAGATCTTGGACGCCGACCATTACGGACTTGAAAAGCCCAAGGAGCGCATCCTCGAGCATCTTTCAGTTCTAGCCCGGTCGGAAGGGCGTCTGCGCGGTCCGATCCTCTGCCTCATCGGGCCGCCCGGGGTAGGTAAAACCTCGCTTGGCAAGTCGGTTGCAAGGGCTTTGGGACGTAACTTCGTTCGCGTCTCGCTGGGAGGGGTGCGCGACGAGGCTGAGATTCGCGGTCACCGGCGCACCTACATCGGCGCGCTCCCGGGCCGGATCGTCCAGTCGATGAAGAAAGCCGGCTCTATGAACCCGGTCTTCCTCCTCGACGAAATCGACAAGATGTCCACCGACTTCAGGGGCGATCCCTCATCGGCGCTGCTCGAAGTACTCGACCCTGAACAGAATCGCGCCTTCAGCGACCACTACCTCGAGGTCGATTACGACTTGTCGCAAGTGCTCTTCATAACGACCGCCAACACCCGCGATGCGATTCCATGGCCGCTCCTCGACCGGATGGAGACGATTGCGCTACCGGGCTACCTGCATCAGGAGAAGTTCGAAATCGCGCGCCGTTTCCTTATCGGCAAGCAGATGTTGGAATGCGGCCTAAAGGAAGGTGAAGTGCACTTAACCGACGCCGCTCTAAACACCATCATAGAACGCTACACTCGCGAGGCCGGCGTTCGCGAACTGGAGCGCAGTATCGCGAAGGTGATGCGTAAGGCGACCCGGGAGTTGCTTGAAGGTGTGAAACCGAAGAGCAAAGGCAAGCGTCAGAAAACAGACCGCGACTCCGGTGTCGAGCGGTTAGTCGTCGATGTCAAGGTCGTCACGCGCTACCTTGGGGTCCCGCCCTATGAAGATCGTGAGATCGAAGGGACGCCTCGCATAGGCGCGGCGGTTGGCCTGGCCTGGACGCCGACCGGTGGCGATATTATGACCATCGAAGCGGAGTCTATGCGCGGTAAAGGGACGCTGACCCTGACCGGTATGCTGGGAGAAGTGATGCAGGAGTCGGCGCGAGCCGCGCTTACCGCTGTGCGCGCCCGCGCAAATCAGATCGGATTCGACTCCGACCTTTTCCTGCGCCAGGAGATTCACGTGCATATTCCGGAAGGAGCGGTTCCCAAGGACGGTCCTTCGGCCGGGATAACTATGGCGGTCGCATTGGCTTCCATACTGGCGCGCCGTCCGGTACGCGGTGATATTGCAATGACCGGCGAGATCACTCTGCGCGGCGACGTCCTGCCGATTGGGGGCTTGCGTGAGAAGTTGATGGCTGCGCTTCGCGCGGGAATCCGGACCGTGATCATTCCTTCACGCAACAAACGGGAACTGTCCGAAGTCCCGGAGGCGGTGCGCAAACCGCTCAATATCATACCGGTATCGCGCTTCGACGAGGTGATCGAGCACCTGTTGCTTCCGGCTGAGGGGCGTCCAACCCGGAGTGCCCGGTCTCCAGCGCCGACGCCGTCTGCCACCGTTCAGTAAATGGACGAAACGAAAGCCTCCGGCATCTGCTTCGACCTAATAAGCCAATACCGGGCAACGCTCGAAATGCTGCGACGTGCGGTCGAAACCTGTCCGGAGGAACTTTGGGACGCGCCGGCTTACTACAACCGATTCTGGCGGGTGGCTTATCATGTGCTCTTCTATACCGATCTCTACTTGAGCGCCGAAGAGGCATCGTTTCGCCCCTGGCGAGGCCATATCCAGGATTATCAATTTCTGGATTCGTTCCCCTGGCCGGCGGACGGGAAACCGCGGGAGGGCGAGCCTTACCCCAGGGACGCGATCCTGGAGTATATTGACTATATGGATAAGGGTATGAGCGATCGGATCCAAAGCATCGACCTCGCCTCTGTAGTCTCCGGCTTCGACTGGCTGCCGTTTGGCAAGGGCGAGTTAGTGCTCTACAATCTGCGTCATTTGCAACACCACACCGGTCAGTTGATCGAGCGCATCCGGCAGACGACCGGCTGCGGTGTCGATTGGGTAGGGATGGGGAAGAGGGAATAGGAAGTGAAGATAATCTCACCACCAAGAGCACAAAGAACACAAAAGAAACTTGGTGCTCTTTGTGTTCTTTGTGGTTAAAAAACAATAACATTAACAGGATACACCCTTGGAACTTCTGAAAAAACTTGTCGAAGCCTCCGGCATTTCGGGTCGCGAGGAACGCATCCGCGATATCGTCGTCAGGGAATTGAAGCCTCTCGTCGATGACCTCCGCTTCGATCAGATGGGTAACATCATCGGCTTCAAGACCGGCACCGGCAAGGAGCCCAAAGGCGGGCGCAAGAAGGTGATGCTCGCCGGGCATATGGACGAAATCGGCTTCATCGTCCACCATATCGACGACAACGGCTACCTCCGCGTCCAACCGCTCGGCGGTTGGGACCCGCGAGCGATGATGGCGCAGCGCGTTACCGTCCTCGGCAAGCGCGACCTGACCGGCCTCTTCGGCTCGAAGCCGATCCACATCCTGACCGAAGAAGAGCGCAAGAAGCCGCTCGAAGTAAAGGACTTCTTCATCGACCTCGGCCTGCCGGTTGAGAAAGTGAAGGAACTGGTCGAAGTCGGCACTCCGGTAACAATGCAGCGCCAGATGGTCGAAGTCGGCAACTGCTACACCTCGAAGACGATGGACGACCGGGTCGGCGTCTATTGCATGATCGAAGGCGTCCGCAAGGCCAGGAAATCGCCCTGCGACCTCTATGTCGTCGCGACGGTGCAGGAAGAGGTCGGCCTCCGCGGAGCGCTTGCGGCATCGTCGGGCATCGTCCCCGATGTTGGCATCGCACTCGACGTCACGCTTGCCAATGACGTCCCCGGTTCGCCGCCGCAGGACTACGTCTCGAAGTTAGGCGACGGAACGGCAATCGCGATCCTGAACGGATCGCACATCTCAAATCCGCGCCTCTTCAGCCGGATGGTTGAACTGGCCGAAAAGAAGAAGATTAAGTATCAGCGCGACGCCATGGTGAAGGGCGGCACCGACGCCGGCGGAATCCAGCGCGCTCCGGGCGGACCGGCGGTGATCACTCTCTCGATCCCCTGCCGCTATGTCCATACGACGGTCGAAATGGTGCACAAGGACGACGTCCAGGCGACGATCGACCTCCTGGCTGCCTACCTCACCGACCCCGGC
This window of the Calditrichota bacterium genome carries:
- the lon gene encoding endopeptidase La translates to MPRKRIVKSEPEETTRQQPPARVPVLPLRDMIFLPGMVMPLVVGRAGTMRAVEEAMAGDRFIALIAQRDTQTETPGGADLYRVGVIGRVAQLMKLPNGLAKVLIEGLQRIRVNRYYQESQAIYAALTILNDEVNLTPPIEAAMRHLGSQFKEFIQLSRHLPDELASTVDQIDAPRRLADFVVMQLNRTSKEKQKFLEIDSVYDLLVLLAAEVHHEIEILNLEQNIEGKVKDKISKSQRNYYLQEQLRAIKKELGEDGEDDLSDVLEYKRLVKRARMPKDARLKAEEEIKRLEVTPMLSPEATVIRTYLDWLIGVPWHKTTEDNRDIAAANEILDADHYGLEKPKERILEHLSVLARSEGRLRGPILCLIGPPGVGKTSLGKSVARALGRNFVRVSLGGVRDEAEIRGHRRTYIGALPGRIVQSMKKAGSMNPVFLLDEIDKMSTDFRGDPSSALLEVLDPEQNRAFSDHYLEVDYDLSQVLFITTANTRDAIPWPLLDRMETIALPGYLHQEKFEIARRFLIGKQMLECGLKEGEVHLTDAALNTIIERYTREAGVRELERSIAKVMRKATRELLEGVKPKSKGKRQKTDRDSGVERLVVDVKVVTRYLGVPPYEDREIEGTPRIGAAVGLAWTPTGGDIMTIEAESMRGKGTLTLTGMLGEVMQESARAALTAVRARANQIGFDSDLFLRQEIHVHIPEGAVPKDGPSAGITMAVALASILARRPVRGDIAMTGEITLRGDVLPIGGLREKLMAALRAGIRTVIIPSRNKRELSEVPEAVRKPLNIIPVSRFDEVIEHLLLPAEGRPTRSARSPAPTPSATVQ
- a CDS encoding DinB family protein; amino-acid sequence: MDETKASGICFDLISQYRATLEMLRRAVETCPEELWDAPAYYNRFWRVAYHVLFYTDLYLSAEEASFRPWRGHIQDYQFLDSFPWPADGKPREGEPYPRDAILEYIDYMDKGMSDRIQSIDLASVVSGFDWLPFGKGELVLYNLRHLQHHTGQLIERIRQTTGCGVDWVGMGKRE
- a CDS encoding M42 family metallopeptidase — translated: MELLKKLVEASGISGREERIRDIVVRELKPLVDDLRFDQMGNIIGFKTGTGKEPKGGRKKVMLAGHMDEIGFIVHHIDDNGYLRVQPLGGWDPRAMMAQRVTVLGKRDLTGLFGSKPIHILTEEERKKPLEVKDFFIDLGLPVEKVKELVEVGTPVTMQRQMVEVGNCYTSKTMDDRVGVYCMIEGVRKARKSPCDLYVVATVQEEVGLRGALAASSGIVPDVGIALDVTLANDVPGSPPQDYVSKLGDGTAIAILNGSHISNPRLFSRMVELAEKKKIKYQRDAMVKGGTDAGGIQRAPGGPAVITLSIPCRYVHTTVEMVHKDDVQATIDLLAAYLTDPGNMDYQLM